The following are from one region of the Nicotiana tomentosiformis chromosome 7, ASM39032v3, whole genome shotgun sequence genome:
- the LOC104100248 gene encoding uncharacterized protein encodes MGIDHGVDSLIVVFLLISMVSTCVAYRPGDIVPMSKMGQYHSSRTVWHDMIGKHCPIFGVNREVLIPIPKPTGYNGADPYKISFQVGREKYHVPWLFVINRKSSEVPMIDMHLRYSGGDLLGVTAKVINMPHHYVELHPDIGKQFWDPQHWPKHMLARYTWEEQSEIDVASGFYVLFGSGVMLSFILAVYVLQSSRDKLEKFVRETVAESSIPSVVVAKVE; translated from the exons ATGGGGATTGACCATGGAGTAGACTCCCTTATTGTTGTATTTCTACTGATTTCAATGGTTTCCACTTGCGTGGCCTACCGCCCCGGTGACATCGTTCCAATGAGCAAGATGGGTCAATACCACTCT TCAAGGACTGTTTGGCATGATATGATTGGAAAACACTGTCCCATTTTTGGGGTTAATCGTGAG GTGTTGATACCGATTCCAAAACCAACTGGTTACAATGGAGCTGATCCGTACAAGAT ATCATTCCAAGTTGGAAGAGAAAAATATCACGTGCCGTGGCTCTTTGTGATCAATCGGAAAAGTTCTGAGGTTCCAATGATTGATATGCATTTG AGGTATTCTGGAGGTGATTTGCTTGGCGTTACTGCTAAAGTCATTAATATGCCTCATCACT ATGTTGAACTTCATCCTGATATTGGTAAACAATTTTGGGATCCACAACACTGGCCCAAGCACATGCTTGCTAGATATACATG GGAAGAGCAGTCAGAGATAGATGTGGCTTCGGGATTTTACGTTCTCTTCGGGTCAG GGGTCATGCTATCCTTCATCCTTGCTGTCTACGTCTTGCAATCATCTCGAGATAAGTTGGAAAA GTTCGTAAGGGAGACTGTTGCTGAGAGCAGCATCCCTAGTGTGGTAGTAGCGAAAGTTGAATGA